The window CTTGCAATGCTACAACTTGTTCTTCACCTGACTCAACCTTAGATGAATAACTAATCGCAATATTGGCTTTGACAAAGGTTGTAGCTAAGCCTGAAATAACTGTAACACCAACGATATTTGCAGCAGCAGAAATCTTACTGATCTTATCACTTAGTGTTTCAATCACGCTAGTCCCTAGTTTGAAACCTAAGTATCCCATCATAATCTTAATAATCAACATGGAAATCACCATTGATAACCAAAAACCCATTGGCGCAAAACCAAGGCCATCTAATGCTAATCCTGCAAAGATTGTTGAAAGTAAAGGCGCAATTCCAAATTGAGCGATTGAATCACCAATACCAGATAACGGTCCCATCAAAGCCATCTTGATACTTCGAGCATCTTCAATATCTTCCCCATTATCGTACATAGCTAACTGCATACTTGTAATAAATGGCAACATTTGCGGATTAGTGTTATAAAATTCAATATTTGCTGATGCTGTTTCTCTTAACTTTTCAGGATCGTCTTTATAAATTTTCTTTAACGCAGGCAGAATCACATATAAATAACTGACACCTTGATATGAGTTATAGTTAAAAGCATTTTGTAGAAAGTAAGATCTTAAAGCTGTTTTCATATAATCTTTTTTCTCAAGCTTTAATTGTTTAGATTCCATTGCTAAAGTCCTCCTCTTCAATTGTTCCATTTGATCTATTGGGTGATTTCTCAGATCCATCTACCGTTTTTTTATTGTTGCCATAATATTGAATAAGTGCGAAAACGGTTCCTACCAGTGCAATTGCCATAGTTGGTAGCTCTAGATAAGCTGCTGAAATATAGCCTAATAAAATATAGGGCGTCAAATTTTTTTCTATCATTACTGAAAGAATCATTGCAAATCCAATTGCAGGAATCAGTCCGCCTGCAACAGAAAATCCATTAATCAACCATGTAGGTAACGCCTCAACAAATGCTTGTAACCCTGGACGACTAAGAGCTGCAGCTAAGCCAATAGCGAAACCAGCGACTAGAAAAGCTAGAAACGTGGAATTGGCAATCCAATTGTATTTTCGATACTGATCTTCTTCAATCACTTTTTTAGATAACTTAGTTGAACCAGCGAAAACGGTATACAACGCTGTTGTTACTAGCTGGAATAACACTGCGAATGGAAAAGATAACGCTAATGCCGATTGTGGTGTCACACCTTGATCTTTGAGAGTAATTGCCATAATCGTTCCCACAATTCCTGGTCCCACTGGATTAGGTGGGACCGTTCCACCAGCTCCGACACCAAATCCCATATAGGCTAATTCAGCTAATGCGCCAAACATTAATGCGGTTGGCAAATCACCTAATATAACTCCAACAAAAAATGACATAACTAAAGCACGGTTAGTATAAATCCCCAGTAATTGACCGGCATAACAAAAGGAAGTAATTAACGCAATCAACAAGCCTTGAATAAGTGTAATCTCCATTTTATAACCTCTTTTCTATTTTATTGTATTCATTAATGCTTCCAAATATTGTGTTCCATCTGTTGAAACTGGTGAAGTTTTTGTATTAAATGTAACATTATAGGTATTTTTCAACTCTTTTAAATTCGTTTTATCTTTTTCGTCGAGATAGATAAATTGCGAAATTTTTTCTTTTCCTTCACCTGCGTGAATATTGCCGATATTTAGTTCTTTCATCGGAAAACCTAATTCACAAAGTTTGCGACCATCTTCTAATGATTGAACAATTACAAAAATAGTTTGATTTGGAGCAGCTTTCCAAATGACTTCTGCCGTACGCTCAATCGTCCAAAAACGGATACCCACTTCATTTGGCACGCATGTTTTCATTAAGGTTTGTTGGATCGAATCTTCCGCAGCTTTATCATTTGCACAAATAACTAGATTGACGCCTAAGCTTTTAATCCATAATTGCCCTTGCCCATGAATTAATCGTTCATCCACTCTTACCATTTTTATATTTGGTTGTTGTTCCATCTTTATTTCCTCCTATTTTTTATTACCAATACATTTTCCAATCTTTTTTAAAGCGAATAAGGGCTTCAAGATAAAAATAATCTCCCCAAATATTCCCTTCATTAACACCTTTTCCTGAATGCCATGAATAGACACCTTCGTTAATTAGTGCGCTAATTCCATCTGTTTTTGATTCAGTATAATGATCAATTAAACTAGCTAGCATCGCATGTTGAGCGTATTTGTAAATTAATTTGTGCTGATTGCTTTCTGGCAAAAAATTATCCATTAAGTTCATCCCACAAACTGCAATAGCTGTTGCTGAGGAATCCTTAGATTGTTCAGAGTCATCATCAAAAATTAAATCCCAATAGCTGACAAAATCTTTTGGCAATCGATTTAGAAAATAATTAGTAACAGACTCAAACAAGAAGGTTTCTTCTGTTGTTTGATGGTACGCTTGATTTAATGCAATTCCATATATCAACCACGATTGACCTCTTGCCCAGCTTGAATCGTCTGAGTATCCTTGACGTGTTTTCCCTTCTAATGGTTCCCCAGTAGCTGGATCAAAGTAATAGGTATGATAGGCAGATGCATCTTCACGAATTGCATACGTAATTGTTGTTTGATAATGTTTCTCGGCTGCTGAGCGATAGTGGGCTTCTCCTGTTATTTCGGCTGCCCAATACAGTAAAGGAATATTCAATAAACAATCAACTATTAACCGATAATTATCCTTCTTTCCTAGTTCACCCCATGCTTGAATAAATTCACCCTTCTCTTGGTAACGCTCTAGTAATTTATCTGCCGCCAGTAATGCTGCTTTTTTGGCATCGCCATTTCCTGTTAATTTATAGGCACTTACACAAGACAAACTATACAAAAAACCTAAATCATGGTGTTCTACTTCAATGGTTTCTTGAATTCTTCCCAAGAAACTGCTTACATTCTTTTCGGCTAAATTTTTATATTTCTCATCTTCTGTATATTCGTAACATAGCCATAACATGCCCGTCCAAAAACCATTTGTCCATTCAATATTTTGAATAGGTTGATACGCATTATTTTGAGTCGCAGGAGTTGGATATAATTCTCCTAGTTTTGTAATATTCGCGTCTACTTTTAAGAGGCAGGTCTGAATAGCTTGATCAATTTTTTCTTTAGAAATCAATCCATTATTCAAATATCGTTCACTTGCTTGTAGTGCCTCGTGTGTTAATTGCTTCATGCTGAATTCCTCTCTATTTCACTTTTTATTAAGCTGATCAAACTTAACGTGTTAACCGGTTATGTTTTCATAATACAATACTATCTCTGTTTTGTAAACGTTTTTTTATAACAAAAAAGCAAACAAGGAATCTAGTCCCTTGTTTGCTTCTACTATTTATTTTCTTAATCTGCTGTTATCTCAATTGAATAATAATCTGGATGAATAAAGCTTCGGCTATATTCAACCGGTTCACCTGTTTGTTCATAGGTCGTTTTAGTTATTTCAAATAATGCAAGTTCCTCTTTAAAATCAAACTGATGATGAATTTTATTCAACGGTTCTACTATCTCAGAATCTTTGGTTACTGTAATTAAATTGACAAACATCTTCATTGGCAAGCTGGTCATATTGACACCTAAATCTAATTCTTTGGACAAGCTTGCACCTTGTTCCAAACGTTGTAATGCAGCTTGATTCAAACGATTGGATAATACATAACGATTCTGAATTTTCCATGGTTTTTCATTCACTAAAGCAATCTGGCTAATTTTTATAACGCCTTCTGCTCCTTTAGAATCCCCCAGAGCAAGAGAAATCGTTTCATCTTGAATCGTTTCAGCAATAATCGTCACTGTTTTTTCAACAGATTTTTTAGTATTTTCATTCGCTATAGATACCAACGGAGCAAGCTCACTAAATAACACTTTTCGATGCTTGAGGTTTTTCCTAACAAAGGTACCTTCTCCTTGACGACGAATTAAATAACCATCGTTGACTAAATCATTTAATGCTTTGACAACTGTTGTATTGCTAACACTATATTTTTTCTTTAAATCTCCTTCAGAGTAAATTCTATCCCCAGGAGCAAATTCACCTGACTCAATTGCTAAAATAATATCTTGTTTTATTTTTTCATACTTTGGTAGCATAACTTCCTCCTTAACGTGTTAACCGATGTTATCTTCATCTTAATACAATTAGAAATTAATGTAAATGTATTAATAAGAGGTGAACTTAATTAAATAACAAGAAAAAGAGATTTCATTATGCTCTAATGTTTACTATTTCCACTATCAACTCAGGGTTACTAGCGAGCATTTCCAAAATTCTACTGTTCAGAATGACGTAAAATCTTCTCCATTTTTTTTCCTTTAGCCAATTCATCAATTAGCTTATCTAAATATCTGATTTTCTGCATTAATGGATCTTCAATTTCTTCTACACGAATCCCACAAACAACACCTTTAATCAGCTGAACATTAGAATTCAGTTGCGGCGCTTCCGCAAAGAAGGTTTCAAAGTCTACATTTGCCTGTATTTGCTGCTCTAAGCTTACTGAATCGTAGCCAGTTAGCCAAAAAATAATTTCATCCACTTCTTCTTTTGTGCGGTCCTTACGTAGGACTTTTTTTACGTATAAAGGATATACACTTGCAAAACTAGTTGTAAAAATACGATGTTTTGTCATTTTAATTCCTCATTTCGGTTTATAGTTTAGATAATAGCATTGTTCAATCAGAATTTCAAAAAATGCCCCTACCTTTTATAAAGATAAGAGCTTCCAACTTATTTATCTGTCTTTTACCATGTGCCAAAAGTACGCTGACCTTGATATAGTACGACTTTCCGTTGACTGCGACGCGCTACCGCTTCTGCTGAGCAGCTTGCTGTCACAAAAGTAAAATCAGCTGAGTCCCCTATTTGTGGCCAAACACGCTTGCCAGAGTTATCTAACGGACGAACGCCATCAGTGATAAAACCTAACAAATTCGCTAAATGCTCTTCCGTCACCTGACCAAATAACTCGCCTAAACGACCAACTCGTTCCAAAATATCGCCATTTCCATAAGGTGACCAATTATCAAAAATATTGTCACACCCTACATGAACTTTTACGCCTGTTTGGGTCAAATCAAAAACTGGTGGAATCACGCCAGTAATCGGGACACTCGTCATAATCGCTACTTGATTCTCAGCCAAACGCTGAAAAAGTTCTAGTTTTCTATTTCCTGTAACGTCACCTAAAGCAAAGGCATGACTCACTGCCACTTTCCCTTGCATCTTAGTTCTTTCTGTCAAATCCAACAAATAATCAAACGTTGCCAAGCCCATTTCTTGACGTTCATGTAGATGCAGGTCAATCCCAACACCATATTCCTCAGCAATCGCAAAAGTCATTTCTAAAGATTGTTCCATGGCTCCATCCACAACGGTTGGGTCCACTCCACCAATAAGATTAGCCCCATTTCTCAAGGATTCCTTCACTAAATCCACACTATGACTTCTTAAAAGTCCATGCTGTGGAAATGCCACGATCTCACTGGCTATTTGGTTTCGATACTGATTTAGAACTTCTTTTACTCCATCAAAATAACGTAAACCCGCTGCTGGATGAACATCCACATGGCTTCTGATTTTCGTGACACCATTAGAAATAGAAGTTTTCAATAACAATTCTGCTCGTTCTGCCACAGATAAAGGCAGTTGATCTAGGGCTGGAATTTCCATTTCAAAGCGCTCAATAATTGAATGAACAGGAGTAACGGCTTGCCAGTCTGTTCCCAGTCTAGATTTATCCAAATGACTATGCTTTTCACTAAAACCCGGTAATGCTAATAAACCACGTGCATCTTCTCTTACTAAATCACGAGACCACTGTTTTGTTCCACTAAGTTGAATGTCGTTCACTTTACCATCTTCGAGCAACAGATCGAATAAGTCTGTTTTAGTTCCTATGATGGCTCCTTTTGAATCATAATGAAATCCCGTTTCTAGTCGTACATTGCCAATTAATTGAATTGTTTTCATTGCTTAGTTCCTCCATTCTATTCTAAATTAGTCTTTTGCACCTGCTGTTTTTAAGATTGAGACTATTTGCTGGAATCCTCGTTGTCTGGCATGTTGAATGGGCGTTATTCCTTGCTTATCAGCGAGATTCGGATCCGCCCCATTATCAAGTAAAACTTGAATAATTTGTTGTGGAATTTCACCACCATCCGTATATACAATTGCTTCTAACAAAGCTGTCCAACCAGGAGTATTTATATGATTCACTGCTACATCGGTTTTACTCAATAAAAGGCGTACCATATCTAGATGTTCTTTCTCGGCGGCGGGAATTAAGGCATTGCCACCAAATCGATTGGTTAATTTAGTGTCAGGATTATGGGTTAGCATCATTGTTAAGATTTCTAGTCGTCCTTCAGCACCCGCATATAGAAATGGGCTGTCTTGAATTTTATCTTGCAGATTTACATTAGCATTATAATCTAAAAATAGTTGGGCCATTTCGGGATTATCCTCATGCGCCGCTACTAATAGTCCACTTTCGCCTTTTCCATTGACTGTATCAACTACCGCCCCTTGTTCTAACAGTTGCTTTATTTCAGAAAGATTGACTTGATCCGTTGCCGTTAGCAAGGCTTGATTTAGCTGAACCAGATCCATTTTGGGTACTGACAACATTGGTTCACTGCTTTCAACGGCTACCTCCGCACTGCTTTCAATTTGGCTTACTTTTTTACTTTGATCTGTATTTTCAGAGGTTTTCATTTGAGACTCACTGTTCATCTTTGTTTGATTCTCTTTAGGCATTAGCAGAAAAAGCGAACCTGCAACTAGTAGAATAGCTCCACCTAAACAAAGATAAATCATCGTTGATTGTTTCATTCTCAGCACATCCTTTTCAATTAAAAGTCTTTTCACTTATTTTTTATTAGCATAACATGGTATGCTATATCTGAAAACTATCTATATTATCGCTTAAGTATATCCAAAACATCTAGTTAAGGAGGAAGGCACATGGACTTACGCCAACTACGTTATTTTATTGCTATCGCTGAAGAAAAGAACATTACCCAAGCTGCTG is drawn from Carnobacterium gallinarum DSM 4847 and contains these coding sequences:
- a CDS encoding PTS system mannose/fructose/sorbose family transporter subunit IID; translation: MESKQLKLEKKDYMKTALRSYFLQNAFNYNSYQGVSYLYVILPALKKIYKDDPEKLRETASANIEFYNTNPQMLPFITSMQLAMYDNGEDIEDARSIKMALMGPLSGIGDSIAQFGIAPLLSTIFAGLALDGLGFAPMGFWLSMVISMLIIKIMMGYLGFKLGTSVIETLSDKISKISAAANIVGVTVISGLATTFVKANIAISYSSKVESGEEQVVALQDILDKIMPKLLPVILTIVVFYLIKKKNWSTYKLLILLFLIGILSSVLGILA
- a CDS encoding PTS mannose/fructose/sorbose/N-acetylgalactosamine transporter subunit IIC; this encodes MEITLIQGLLIALITSFCYAGQLLGIYTNRALVMSFFVGVILGDLPTALMFGALAELAYMGFGVGAGGTVPPNPVGPGIVGTIMAITLKDQGVTPQSALALSFPFAVLFQLVTTALYTVFAGSTKLSKKVIEEDQYRKYNWIANSTFLAFLVAGFAIGLAAALSRPGLQAFVEALPTWLINGFSVAGGLIPAIGFAMILSVMIEKNLTPYILLGYISAAYLELPTMAIALVGTVFALIQYYGNNKKTVDGSEKSPNRSNGTIEEEDFSNGI
- a CDS encoding PTS sugar transporter subunit IIB is translated as MEQQPNIKMVRVDERLIHGQGQLWIKSLGVNLVICANDKAAEDSIQQTLMKTCVPNEVGIRFWTIERTAEVIWKAAPNQTIFVIVQSLEDGRKLCELGFPMKELNIGNIHAGEGKEKISQFIYLDEKDKTNLKELKNTYNVTFNTKTSPVSTDGTQYLEALMNTIK
- a CDS encoding glycoside hydrolase family 88 protein, with translation MKQLTHEALQASERYLNNGLISKEKIDQAIQTCLLKVDANITKLGELYPTPATQNNAYQPIQNIEWTNGFWTGMLWLCYEYTEDEKYKNLAEKNVSSFLGRIQETIEVEHHDLGFLYSLSCVSAYKLTGNGDAKKAALLAADKLLERYQEKGEFIQAWGELGKKDNYRLIVDCLLNIPLLYWAAEITGEAHYRSAAEKHYQTTITYAIREDASAYHTYYFDPATGEPLEGKTRQGYSDDSSWARGQSWLIYGIALNQAYHQTTEETFLFESVTNYFLNRLPKDFVSYWDLIFDDDSEQSKDSSATAIAVCGMNLMDNFLPESNQHKLIYKYAQHAMLASLIDHYTESKTDGISALINEGVYSWHSGKGVNEGNIWGDYFYLEALIRFKKDWKMYW
- a CDS encoding GntR family transcriptional regulator, with the protein product MLPKYEKIKQDIILAIESGEFAPGDRIYSEGDLKKKYSVSNTTVVKALNDLVNDGYLIRRQGEGTFVRKNLKHRKVLFSELAPLVSIANENTKKSVEKTVTIIAETIQDETISLALGDSKGAEGVIKISQIALVNEKPWKIQNRYVLSNRLNQAALQRLEQGASLSKELDLGVNMTSLPMKMFVNLITVTKDSEIVEPLNKIHHQFDFKEELALFEITKTTYEQTGEPVEYSRSFIHPDYYSIEITAD
- a CDS encoding DUF2200 domain-containing protein, producing MTKHRIFTTSFASVYPLYVKKVLRKDRTKEEVDEIIFWLTGYDSVSLEQQIQANVDFETFFAEAPQLNSNVQLIKGVVCGIRVEEIEDPLMQKIRYLDKLIDELAKGKKMEKILRHSEQ
- a CDS encoding amidohydrolase — encoded protein: MKTIQLIGNVRLETGFHYDSKGAIIGTKTDLFDLLLEDGKVNDIQLSGTKQWSRDLVREDARGLLALPGFSEKHSHLDKSRLGTDWQAVTPVHSIIERFEMEIPALDQLPLSVAERAELLLKTSISNGVTKIRSHVDVHPAAGLRYFDGVKEVLNQYRNQIASEIVAFPQHGLLRSHSVDLVKESLRNGANLIGGVDPTVVDGAMEQSLEMTFAIAEEYGVGIDLHLHERQEMGLATFDYLLDLTERTKMQGKVAVSHAFALGDVTGNRKLELFQRLAENQVAIMTSVPITGVIPPVFDLTQTGVKVHVGCDNIFDNWSPYGNGDILERVGRLGELFGQVTEEHLANLLGFITDGVRPLDNSGKRVWPQIGDSADFTFVTASCSAEAVARRSQRKVVLYQGQRTFGTW
- a CDS encoding ankyrin repeat domain-containing protein; protein product: MKQSTMIYLCLGGAILLVAGSLFLLMPKENQTKMNSESQMKTSENTDQSKKVSQIESSAEVAVESSEPMLSVPKMDLVQLNQALLTATDQVNLSEIKQLLEQGAVVDTVNGKGESGLLVAAHEDNPEMAQLFLDYNANVNLQDKIQDSPFLYAGAEGRLEILTMMLTHNPDTKLTNRFGGNALIPAAEKEHLDMVRLLLSKTDVAVNHINTPGWTALLEAIVYTDGGEIPQQIIQVLLDNGADPNLADKQGITPIQHARQRGFQQIVSILKTAGAKD